The proteins below are encoded in one region of Clostridium estertheticum:
- the recJ gene encoding single-stranded-DNA-specific exonuclease RecJ yields MEKKWLLRNTSKDVISLANKSGVSPVVAKILINRGFDNEIDIRKFMRASIDDLYDPFLMKDMEKAIDIIKLAIENKEKIVVYGDYDADGVTSTVIMYKGLSRSGANVEYYVPDREHEGYGINSDRIRKLNDEGFKVVLTCDNGIAAMEQVKLAKELGMIVIVTDHHELQFDENESGERTFKLPPADAVINPKQNECKYPFKNLCGAGIAFKFVQALFIKIGIDVKFANEFIEIAGIGTICDVVDLVDENRIIAKNALDMLTNTKNLGLRCLKEMLSINDKEIKCYHVGFQIGPCINATGRLESASISVELLLCEEENRAKELAKTLFDLNKKRQEMTTENVEEVIELIHNSTFKGDKVLVIYKDTIHESIAGIVAGRVRETFNVPTIILTKGKETPKGSARSIKEYNLFEELIKCKELLEKFGGHPMAAGLSIKEENIEKLRLKLNLICTLTDEDIKPKIRIDQRMPLGEINYEMINELEQLEPFGKGNSSPLLAEKNISILKIDILGKNANTIKIKCVIPGLNKTIDGIFFNRVDEFIEMLKDRYGEEHMNYLTNPRGMKLDLIYSPQINEYNGRKSIQLKILEFKLS; encoded by the coding sequence ATGGAGAAAAAGTGGTTACTAAGAAATACATCTAAAGATGTTATTTCACTCGCAAATAAATCAGGTGTAAGTCCAGTTGTAGCTAAGATTTTAATTAATAGAGGATTTGATAATGAAATAGACATAAGAAAATTTATGAGGGCAAGTATAGATGATTTGTATGACCCTTTTTTAATGAAAGATATGGAAAAAGCTATAGATATAATAAAACTAGCAATAGAAAACAAAGAAAAAATTGTTGTATATGGTGACTACGACGCCGATGGAGTTACGAGTACCGTTATAATGTATAAGGGATTAAGTCGTTCTGGGGCTAACGTAGAATATTACGTGCCAGATCGGGAACATGAGGGTTACGGTATAAATAGTGATAGGATAAGAAAACTAAATGATGAAGGTTTTAAAGTTGTTTTAACCTGCGATAATGGAATTGCAGCTATGGAGCAAGTGAAACTAGCAAAAGAATTAGGTATGATTGTTATAGTAACTGATCATCATGAGCTACAATTTGATGAAAATGAATCAGGGGAAAGAACTTTTAAGTTACCACCAGCAGATGCTGTTATTAACCCAAAACAAAACGAATGTAAGTATCCATTTAAGAATTTATGTGGTGCCGGTATTGCTTTTAAATTTGTACAAGCATTATTTATAAAAATTGGGATTGATGTGAAATTTGCAAATGAATTTATAGAAATTGCAGGGATAGGAACTATTTGTGATGTGGTGGATTTAGTGGATGAGAATAGGATAATTGCTAAAAATGCCTTAGATATGTTAACTAATACAAAGAACCTTGGCTTAAGGTGTTTAAAGGAAATGTTAAGTATTAATGATAAAGAGATTAAGTGTTATCACGTCGGTTTTCAAATAGGACCATGTATTAATGCTACTGGCAGGCTCGAATCTGCATCTATATCAGTTGAATTGCTCCTATGTGAGGAAGAAAATAGAGCAAAAGAGCTTGCTAAAACTTTATTTGATCTTAATAAAAAAAGACAAGAAATGACTACAGAGAATGTGGAGGAGGTTATAGAACTTATACATAATTCCACTTTTAAGGGTGATAAAGTATTAGTAATCTATAAGGATACTATTCATGAGAGTATTGCAGGGATTGTAGCAGGGCGTGTTAGGGAAACTTTTAATGTGCCAACAATAATATTAACAAAAGGAAAAGAAACTCCTAAAGGTTCAGCAAGATCTATTAAAGAATATAATTTGTTTGAGGAATTAATAAAATGTAAAGAATTACTAGAAAAGTTTGGAGGCCATCCAATGGCAGCGGGTCTTTCAATAAAAGAAGAAAATATAGAAAAGCTAAGGCTAAAATTAAATCTTATTTGTACATTAACAGATGAGGATATAAAACCTAAGATAAGAATAGACCAGAGAATGCCCCTCGGTGAAATAAATTATGAAATGATAAACGAGTTAGAACAGCTAGAACCATTTGGTAAAGGAAATTCGTCACCTTTACTTGCTGAGAAAAATATTTCTATTTTAAAAATAGATATTTTAGGTAAAAATGCTAACACAATAAAAATAAAGTGTGTGATACCGGGATTAAATAAGACTATTGATGGAATATTTTTTAATAGGGTAGATGAATTTATAGAAATGTTAAAAGATAGATATGGAGAAGAACATATGAATTATCTAACAAACCCTAGAGGGATGAAATTAGACTTAATTTACTCACCTCAAATCAATGAGTATAATGGACGTAAATCTATTCAACTTAAAATTTTAGAATTTAAACTTAGTTAA
- a CDS encoding alpha/beta-type small acid-soluble spore protein, whose product MASRNRQLVPEARAGLNKFKMEAAQEVGVNLTDGYNGDLTSRQNGSVGGQMVKKMVEQYEKNL is encoded by the coding sequence ATGGCAAGTAGAAATAGACAATTAGTACCAGAAGCAAGAGCAGGTCTTAACAAATTTAAAATGGAGGCTGCTCAAGAAGTTGGAGTTAATTTAACAGATGGTTACAATGGCGATCTTACTTCTAGACAAAATGGATCAGTAGGCGGACAAATGGTTAAAAAAATGGTTGAACAGTACGAGAAAAATTTATAA
- a CDS encoding alpha/beta-type small acid-soluble spore protein, translating into MANKTLVPQAKAGLNKFKMEAAQEVGVNLTDGYNGDLTSRQNGSVGGQMVKKMVEQYEKNL; encoded by the coding sequence ATGGCAAATAAAACATTAGTACCACAAGCAAAAGCAGGTCTTAACAAATTTAAAATGGAGGCTGCTCAAGAAGTTGGAGTTAATTTAACAGATGGTTACAATGGCGATCTTACTTCTAGACAAAATGGATCAGTAGGCGGACAAATGGTTAAAAAAATGGTAGAACAATACGAAAAAAACTTATAA
- a CDS encoding alpha/beta-type small acid-soluble spore protein: MSNRQLVPEAKAGLYSFKMETAKELGVNFTDYNGDLTSRECGSVGGQMVKKMVEQYERNL; encoded by the coding sequence ATGTCAAACAGACAATTAGTACCTGAAGCTAAAGCTGGATTATATTCATTCAAAATGGAAACTGCAAAAGAATTAGGAGTCAACTTTACAGATTACAATGGTGACTTAACTTCAAGAGAATGTGGTTCTGTGGGTGGACAAATGGTTAAAAAGATGGTAGAACAATATGAAAGAAATTTATAA
- a CDS encoding flavodoxin, with translation MKKLTIIYLSNGGNVEVLANHIAKGAKDAGAQVLLKLVSEASVEDVTNADVVAFGSPSMDNNNIDQKEMQPFIDKFKLIPVNNKITGLFGSYGWDNGEFMNKWVSLMKEYEFNVVQNITVNEAPTDEQLVKAEEMGKSLVK, from the coding sequence ATGAAAAAATTAACAATAATTTACTTAAGTAACGGCGGAAACGTTGAAGTTTTAGCAAATCACATTGCTAAAGGTGCAAAGGATGCAGGTGCTCAGGTACTACTTAAACTAGTTAGTGAAGCATCAGTTGAAGATGTAACTAATGCAGATGTAGTTGCATTTGGTAGTCCATCAATGGACAATAATAATATTGATCAAAAAGAAATGCAACCTTTTATTGATAAATTTAAATTGATTCCAGTTAATAATAAAATCACAGGTTTATTTGGATCTTATGGATGGGATAATGGAGAATTTATGAACAAATGGGTAAGTTTAATGAAAGAATATGAATTTAATGTTGTACAAAACATAACAGTTAACGAGGCTCCTACTGATGAACAATTAGTTAAAGCAGAAGAAATGGGAAAAAGCTTGGTTAAATAA
- a CDS encoding alpha/beta-type small acid-soluble spore protein, whose translation MANKTLVPQAKAGLNKFKMEAAKEVGVDLKEGYNGDLTSRQNGSVGGQMTKKMVEQYEKNL comes from the coding sequence ATGGCAAATAAAACATTAGTACCACAAGCAAAAGCAGGTTTAAACAAATTTAAAATGGAAGCTGCTAAAGAAGTTGGAGTTGATTTAAAAGAAGGTTACAATGGTGACCTTACTTCTAGACAAAATGGATCAGTAGGCGGACAAATGACTAAAAAAATGGTTGAACAGTACGAGAAAAATTTATAA
- a CDS encoding M16 family metallopeptidase: protein MEKIKLINGIKLLYKKAENNLTSFTIGFDAGANREEKEHLGVAHVVEHMLFKGTKTRSEYEINKLCDETFGFCNAMTNYPYVVYYGTTLDEDFEKGFEIYSDILLKPSFKDEGFCEEIEVICAELKEWKDDSNQFCEDSMFYNGFEKRRIKDLIIGTEESVRSITIKQIKDFYEKYYTADNCVISVVSSLDLREILKIVEKCIGNMKAKLASEKGLIEETLENRYENNKPGIYYEYRDDLQGAKIQYCFPIHNLTPREVSALKLFNLVFGDGTSSILYDEVRTKRGLVYDISSKIKNEIGIKLFTISLGTSNENAYKTIEIINFEIKKVKELRNFFDEECLLKLCKSYKLRRMVALEKSIQTSVSLCVYEIMYEDGFELFSEFEVMKDITDFEIMDVVNKVLVNATVQVLMPNVESRR, encoded by the coding sequence ATGGAAAAAATAAAGTTAATAAATGGTATAAAATTATTATATAAAAAAGCTGAAAATAATTTAACTTCTTTTACAATAGGGTTTGATGCAGGGGCAAATAGAGAGGAAAAAGAACATTTAGGAGTTGCTCATGTGGTAGAGCATATGCTTTTTAAGGGTACAAAAACACGCAGTGAATATGAAATAAATAAATTATGCGATGAGACTTTTGGTTTTTGTAATGCAATGACTAACTATCCATACGTAGTATATTATGGCACCACTTTAGATGAGGATTTTGAAAAAGGATTTGAGATTTACTCTGATATTCTTTTAAAGCCTTCTTTTAAAGATGAAGGGTTTTGTGAGGAAATAGAAGTGATTTGCGCCGAACTAAAAGAATGGAAGGATGATTCCAATCAATTTTGTGAAGATTCCATGTTTTATAATGGGTTTGAAAAGAGAAGGATTAAGGATCTAATTATAGGTACTGAGGAAAGTGTACGCTCTATTACCATTAAGCAGATTAAGGATTTTTATGAAAAGTATTACACTGCTGATAATTGCGTAATAAGTGTAGTATCTTCTTTGGATCTTAGAGAAATTTTAAAAATAGTGGAGAAATGTATTGGTAATATGAAGGCTAAATTAGCCTCTGAAAAAGGCCTTATAGAAGAAACTTTAGAGAACAGGTACGAAAATAATAAACCAGGTATCTATTATGAATATAGAGATGACTTGCAAGGTGCTAAAATTCAATATTGTTTCCCAATACATAATTTAACACCTAGAGAAGTTAGTGCGTTAAAACTATTTAACTTAGTTTTTGGAGATGGTACAAGCAGTATTTTGTATGATGAAGTAAGGACTAAGAGAGGTCTTGTTTATGATATAAGTAGTAAGATAAAAAATGAAATAGGAATAAAACTTTTTACCATATCACTTGGAACTTCAAATGAAAATGCTTACAAGACTATAGAAATTATTAATTTTGAAATAAAAAAAGTTAAGGAACTTAGAAACTTTTTTGATGAGGAATGTTTGCTAAAATTGTGTAAAAGTTACAAACTGCGTAGAATGGTAGCGCTCGAGAAATCTATTCAAACTAGTGTGAGCTTATGCGTATATGAAATTATGTATGAGGATGGTTTTGAGTTATTTTCTGAATTCGAAGTAATGAAAGACATTACAGATTTCGAGATAATGGATGTAGTAAACAAGGTTTTAGTTAATGCTACGGTGCAGGTTCTGATGCCAAATGTGGAAAGTAGGAGATAA
- a CDS encoding undecaprenyldiphospho-muramoylpentapeptide beta-N-acetylglucosaminyltransferase gives MEKHKIIMTGGGSAGHVTPNLALIPKLKMLGYEIEYIGTKEGIERKIIEGENIKYFPISSGKLRRYFDFKNFTDPLKVIKGIFEAKKIIKMEKPDIVFSKGGFVSVPVVLAAFFNKVPVIAHECDITPGLANRLVSPYCTKVCVTFPEALKELKKGKGVVTGNPIRRELFEGNKIKGNQICGFKDKKPVLMIIGGSLGSKVINEIIRAKLDKLLLEYNVIHICGSGNIDKSLQDKDGYKQFDYIKDELPHLLASADIVVSRAGANVIFELLALRKPNLLIPLSAKASRGDQILNARSFEKSGYSMVIQDEDLTPENVEMKIKELYNDKNKYIEKMNNSNTEKSIDLIVELIEKYRKR, from the coding sequence GTGGAAAAACACAAAATAATAATGACTGGTGGAGGTTCAGCAGGACATGTAACACCAAATCTTGCACTTATACCAAAACTTAAAATGTTAGGTTATGAAATTGAATATATTGGAACAAAGGAAGGTATAGAAAGGAAAATAATAGAGGGCGAAAATATTAAGTACTTTCCTATATCCAGCGGGAAACTTAGAAGATATTTTGATTTTAAAAACTTTACAGATCCTTTAAAAGTAATTAAAGGTATTTTTGAGGCGAAAAAAATTATTAAAATGGAAAAACCGGATATTGTTTTTTCTAAAGGTGGATTTGTTTCTGTTCCTGTTGTGCTTGCTGCATTTTTTAACAAAGTACCAGTGATTGCACATGAATGTGATATTACACCAGGACTTGCTAATAGGTTAGTATCTCCTTATTGCACAAAAGTATGTGTAACTTTTCCAGAAGCATTAAAAGAATTAAAAAAAGGAAAAGGTGTTGTAACTGGAAATCCTATCAGACGTGAATTGTTCGAAGGAAATAAAATTAAAGGTAACCAAATATGTGGTTTTAAAGATAAAAAACCAGTACTTATGATTATCGGTGGTAGTCTAGGATCTAAAGTTATAAATGAGATTATAAGGGCGAAGCTTGATAAATTATTATTAGAATATAATGTTATTCATATTTGTGGTAGTGGCAATATTGATAAATCGCTTCAGGACAAAGATGGGTATAAGCAATTTGATTATATAAAAGACGAATTACCTCATTTATTGGCTAGTGCAGATATTGTTGTATCTAGGGCAGGAGCAAATGTTATTTTTGAATTACTTGCTCTAAGAAAACCTAATTTATTAATACCGTTATCAGCAAAGGCTAGTCGTGGTGATCAAATACTTAATGCAAGATCTTTTGAAAAAAGTGGGTATAGTATGGTTATTCAAGATGAAGATTTAACACCAGAAAATGTAGAAATGAAAATTAAGGAATTGTATAATGATAAAAATAAATATATTGAAAAAATGAATAATAGCAATACTGAAAAAAGTATTGATTTAATAGTAGAATTAATAGAAAAATATAGAAAAAGATGA